AAAAGGTTAAAAACAGGACTACTGTATCTACAACATGTCCAGACAATAACATTAAACAAAACAACTTTTGATAAGGTTCGTTTTAATAGATTAAATTACCGATATCTGCCGTTATTTAATTTAGCAAAATTATTTTATTATAATGAACAAGCTGGCATGTCTAATGGGGATGAATATACCTTTACATTTTTAGTTCCTTTAAATGAATTATTTGAATATACGGTTTTCAAAGCTTTAAAAGGTTTAAAAGGGAATTCAGTTCTTTATCATAAGCCTCAAAAATATCTAGATAAAAAGAAAAAAACATTTTTGTTAAAACCAGATATAACGATTTTTAAAGATGGAAAAATCGAAACGATCATTGATGCAAAATATAAAAATCCGATCCATGGCTTAGACGTAAACGTATCACAAGCAGATATTTATCAAATGCTTTCGTATTCACTGGCATATAATTGCAAAAACATTATCTTAGTTTATCCGATGTTCCGCGTTAATAATGGATTGATGAATCCTCTTGGTGAATATGAAGTGGAAACGGAAAATGGGATTGTTAAAATAACAATTATTCATGTTGATATTTGTAGGGATAATTTAGATGAAATAAAAAATGATTTAATGGAATATTTAAAAATATGCTAAATATAGCTCGACCAATAAGTTTAGGTATAAAAGAATGTTTATTGCAAAATAGATATGGGGATTTACAAAATAAAAATCCTGCAGCCCAACGGGGTAATCATTGAGGTGTTGTATGCTATGGCACGCATGAGGGATCTGTGAGAGGCGCA
The window above is part of the Bacillus methanolicus genome. Proteins encoded here:
- a CDS encoding McrC family protein → MKPSEMITVFEDRTSFVNLTPEQTKELQSFERIWGSQNLIIRSDNRVLLKKYVGFVASNNLQIQILPKIFRDGESREIEAEKERSIQLLFRLLTYSNYLKVKEIPTPKMVSKYQNDILEIFIAIFIKEFLNQFKVNVHRQYEPIEENTQFIKGKIMFQKSLLRNHDLNHLHYVIYEEFTEDTLLNQILKTTIEKLLRITKIAENKKRLKTGLLYLQHVQTITLNKTTFDKVRFNRLNYRYLPLFNLAKLFYYNEQAGMSNGDEYTFTFLVPLNELFEYTVFKALKGLKGNSVLYHKPQKYLDKKKKTFLLKPDITIFKDGKIETIIDAKYKNPIHGLDVNVSQADIYQMLSYSLAYNCKNIILVYPMFRVNNGLMNPLGEYEVETENGIVKITIIHVDICRDNLDEIKNDLMEYLKIC